The Cyanobacteriota bacterium genome segment TTTGCCGGTCTGTCGGGGGGCGTGGATGACGAAATAGGTTTCTTGCGCAATCAGGCGCTCCAGTTGCGGCAACCGGCTAGTGGGGGGCAGCATGTAGTGAATGTCGGCACGGCAGGGGCCAGCGGTGTTGAACCAGCGGGGCATAGGATGGCTAGGGAATGAACTGGTCTTAGCTTATCTTGTTTCCCGTAGTTGGTAGTCATGGCATTCAATGAACACGATCGGCACCGCTGTAGATGCAGAAGATTCTTGCTAGCATTGAACAGAAATTAAGTTAGCGCTAGAGACAATCGCCAACCAATGCAGCCCCCCTATGGATGTGAGACTGGCTTACAGCAAGATTTACAACAAACCATACTGGATTTTGCAGATATTCAAGCAGAGTTGAACTATCGGCGGGCACAAGATGTACTAGCTCAACTGGTGAGCCGCCTGGATTTGTCTCCTCAAGAGCGGCGTGGCCTAGAGTCAGAGATTCAAGGGCTACAAGCCATGCTGGATAAGCTGAACCAGGCAGTCGTTCATATTGCCGTGTTTGGCATGGTGGGTCGGGGCAAGTCATCAGTGCTGAATGCCTTAATAGGACAGGAGGTGTTTGCAGTAGGGCCTACCCACGGAGTAACGCGGGATGTATCCAGCACGTCTTGGAGTTTGCGCCAGGAGACCGTTGCGGGCAGCGATCGTCCCCTAGTCAGGTTTGCATTGCGTGGTACTGACCAATCTCGTGTGGAATTAATTGATACTCCTGGCATTGATGAGGTAGCGGGAGAAGAGCGGGAACGGCTGGCAACAGAGGTAGCACGGCAGGCGGATCTGATTTTGTTTGTGGTAGCGGGAGATATTACCCAGGTGGAATACAACGCTCTTCGTCACCTGCGGGAAGCCAGCAAGCCTATGGTGTTGGTATTCAACAAAATTGACCAATATCCTGATGCCGATCGTATGGCAATTTACCACAAGATTCGAGACGAGCGGGTGCGGGAGTTGCTCTCTCCTGATGAGATTGTTATGGCGGCAGCATCACCACTGGTAGCAACAGCCGTGCGTAACGCAGAGGGCAAGGTATCGGCACAACTGAGCCGGGGTAAGCCCCAAGTAGATGATTTGAAGCTAAAAATCTTGGAGATTCTGGATCGGGAAGGAAAATCCCTTGTGGCCCTGAATACTATGCTTTATGCAGATGATGTCAATACACAAGTAGTAAACCGGAAAGCTGTGATTCGCGATCGCAGTGCCAATCAAATTATCTGGAACAGCACTATCACTAAGGCCATGGCGATCGCCCTTAATCCCCTGACGGTCTTAGACTTACTCAGTGGTGCTGTGATTGATGTTGCTATGATCCTGACCCTCTCTCGCCTCTATGGCATTGACATGACCCAACAGGGAGCTGTGGCTCTATTGCAAAAAATTGCCCTCAGCATGGGGGGCATTGGTGCCAGCGAGTTACTAGCCACTCTAGGACTCAGTTCCCTTAAGAGCTTGCTGGGTCTGTCAACTGCGGCCACTGGCGGAGCAGCCCTCGCCCCCTATCTGTCTGTTGCTATTACCCAAGCAGGCGTTGCTGGGGTGGCTACCTATGGCATTGGACAAGTAGCAAAGACATATCTGCTCAATGGGGCTTCCTGGGGAGCCGATGGCCCCAAGGCTGTCGTCACTCGCATTCTAGAGTCCTTAGACGAAGAGACAATTCTAGGGCGGATTAAGGATGAGCTGCAACAGAAGTTGCGATCGGTCATGGGCGATCGTAGCTGAATCACTGGCTTAGTTGCTGCTGGCTTATAAGCAGGAGATAACAGCCCTTCGATAGCTTTCATGAGCTATGTGATACATCTCTGGATTGCGTTGGATAAATAAAATGCACATATTCACACAATGCAGAGACTTTTCGCCAGGGCTAAGCGTTATATCATGCAATCCTGAAATCAGGACAAGACCAATGCCTTGTCTCTAATTTTGGGCAGTCAGCAATAATCTCCAGGTGATTAGCCCCGAATTCACGATGTTGTTGAATTCTGAGAAATTCGTATAGTCAGCCTAGAGAAAACCAATGGCAGAATCCTATGGTCTTTAACACACAATTAATAAAGACCACAGCAGAGAAAAGATTTGCCTATGTTTGCACAACTACCAGAGCGACAAATGCATTGGGTTCGCTGGGCGTTGACTGTGGGCTGGCTACTCATCATTGCCTCCCTGTTTTACGACCCCTGGACATCAGCACTCACCACACCCGATCATCCTTGGAGTCCTTTGCGATTATCACCTGTCTGTGTACAGGTGCAGGGAAAATGCTTATCTGAGCAACCCTATCCATTAGGAACAACCCTCTTCTGGGGAGTCGTTGTACCCTCTGCAATCTTTATTCTGCTAGTGTTTGGTCATGAGCTATGGCGGCGAATTTGCCCACTCTCCTTTTTGTCTCAAATTCCTCGTGCTTTGGGATGGCAGCGACAGTTTAAGCGAGAGAATAAAGCAACAGGTAAAGTGCGCTACGAGTTGGCCAAGGTTGACCCAAATTCATGGCTGGGTCGAAACTATCCCTATGTGCAATTTGGCTGGCTGTTTGCTGGATTGTGCGGGCGAATTTTGTTTTTTAATGCCGATCGTCTAGTGTTAGCAGGCTGGTTGTTATTTACCATCGCAGCCGCGATCGCAGTAGGCTACTGGTATAGTGGCAAGTCGTGGTGTCAGTACTTCTGTCCAATGGCTCCCGTGCAAAGCATCTACAGTGAACCAGGGGGCTTATTAAGTAGTAAAGCCCACACCAGTGAGCGACTGATTACGCAATCGATGTGTCGTGTAGTGTTAGCAGATGGTAAAGAGCAAAGTGCTTGCGTCGCCTGTCAAAATCCTTGCATTGACATTGATGCCGAGCGCACCTATTGGAATAGCTTAAACAAACCCGAAACCTCGTTCCTGCGCTATGGCTATGTCGGCCTAGTGATTGGCTATTTTGGCTATTACTATCTCTATGCAGGTAACTGGAACTATTACTTTTCTGGGGCGTGGGCGCGGCAAACGGATCAACTTGCTTCGCTATTCGACCCTGGACTTTACCTGTTTGGGCAAACAATCAATGTTCCCAAACTAGTTGCAGTGCCACTAGTGCTAGGGGTCTGTACGGCGATCGGGTATTGGGGTGGAAGATGGCTTGAGAACCGCATTAAAGCCTATAGTCGGCAGCATCAGCCAAATCTATCGAGCGAGACGATTCGCCATCGTATCTTTAGCCTGTGTACCTTTGGAATTTTTAATATTTTCTTTATCTTTGGAGGTCGTCCTCTGGTGCTGCTGCTCCCTTGGTCAGTGCAATATCTCTACGATCTGGGTTTAGTAGCGCTGAGTACCCTCTGGCTCTATAAAGTCTGGCAGCGGAGTTCTGATCTTTATTCTCGCGAAAATCTAGCAAATCGATTCCGCAAACAGTTAGAGAAATTACAACTTAATGTCGCACAGTTTTTGGAAGGGCGATCGCTCAGCGATCTAAACACCCATGAAGTGTATGTATTAGCTAAGGTGCTTCCTGGTTTTACCCGCGAAAAACGACATCAGGCATACAAAGGAGTTGTGCGAGAAGCATTAGAAGAAGGGTATGTGAACTACTCCAGTAGTCTGGAAGTTTTGCAGCAAATGCGCCAGGAACTAGGCATTACGGATGACGAACACCGGCTTGTCCTAGAGGAATTGGGCATTGAAGATCCAGAGTTGCTCAATCCGGATCGCAGACGCAGCTTAGAAAATCAAATACGGTTAAGCGGCTATCGCCAATCACTGGAGCGGTTAATGTTGCTGCAGCAGAAACAGCTTGACCGCTCGGCATTTGAGCAACCATCATTTCAGAATTCAGCCGACGTTCATGCTCTGCGTCGTCAATATTCCATCACTCCCCAGGAAGAAGAATGGATTCTCAGTGGATTTTCGGGTAGTGCGAGCAGTATCAAAAAAGCTGAGTTTCTTCTAGCACAACTCCCTGAATTGATTGACTGTTACTGTGCTCTGCATCAACCAATACTACACAAGCATCAAGCCGTACTAAACCTTCTCCAAGAAAATATCAGACATAAGGAAGAGCTAATTGTACGATCGCTTCTTGAAACTTTGGCAATGCTTCAGTCTGATCCAGCAGCGTTCACTCTGGCACAAGACTTGCAGCAGGCATCGCCCGCCACGTTAGGAGAGATTTTAGCGCAAGAGAACTGGAGCGATCGCCTGCCAGCCGCAATCCTGCAATGCTTAACCCAACCCGGAGCCATACCTAGTTCCTGTTCGCTAGAACTCTCCGCCCAGACTATACTGAGTCGTTTAGAAGCATTGCTGCAAGATCAAAATCCGATGATACAGGCAGCAGCACTATATATCATTGCTCAACTAGATATAGAACGCAGTCAGGCAATCGCTCACCATCATCGCCATCAATTCAGTTCTCGGCTGGTTCAAGAGACGATCGAGCAATTGTTGTCGTGGAAATCATTATCCACTGCACCCCCATCTCTGACCGAATTTCCAACGCTAGAGAAATTAATCTATCTATTTAACAGTGACTTCTTCCACCGGATGCAGAGTGAAACGCTCATTGCTCTTGCCAATCGGGCAGAGACAAGAACTTACAGTGCC includes the following:
- a CDS encoding cyclic nucleotide-binding domain-containing protein, with protein sequence MFAQLPERQMHWVRWALTVGWLLIIASLFYDPWTSALTTPDHPWSPLRLSPVCVQVQGKCLSEQPYPLGTTLFWGVVVPSAIFILLVFGHELWRRICPLSFLSQIPRALGWQRQFKRENKATGKVRYELAKVDPNSWLGRNYPYVQFGWLFAGLCGRILFFNADRLVLAGWLLFTIAAAIAVGYWYSGKSWCQYFCPMAPVQSIYSEPGGLLSSKAHTSERLITQSMCRVVLADGKEQSACVACQNPCIDIDAERTYWNSLNKPETSFLRYGYVGLVIGYFGYYYLYAGNWNYYFSGAWARQTDQLASLFDPGLYLFGQTINVPKLVAVPLVLGVCTAIGYWGGRWLENRIKAYSRQHQPNLSSETIRHRIFSLCTFGIFNIFFIFGGRPLVLLLPWSVQYLYDLGLVALSTLWLYKVWQRSSDLYSRENLANRFRKQLEKLQLNVAQFLEGRSLSDLNTHEVYVLAKVLPGFTREKRHQAYKGVVREALEEGYVNYSSSLEVLQQMRQELGITDDEHRLVLEELGIEDPELLNPDRRRSLENQIRLSGYRQSLERLMLLQQKQLDRSAFEQPSFQNSADVHALRRQYSITPQEEEWILSGFSGSASSIKKAEFLLAQLPELIDCYCALHQPILHKHQAVLNLLQENIRHKEELIVRSLLETLAMLQSDPAAFTLAQDLQQASPATLGEILAQENWSDRLPAAILQCLTQPGAIPSSCSLELSAQTILSRLEALLQDQNPMIQAAALYIIAQLDIERSQAIAHHHRHQFSSRLVQETIEQLLSWKSLSTAPPSLTEFPTLEKLIYLFNSDFFHRMQSETLIALANRAETRTYSAGGIITEAGDTCRELLLLMEGDAEVHYQTGSEIRVEPLHPGQTLDELEVLAHSNSENTIIAASEKTRILAISVNAFDDLLDHDPDFARRVLELESRQLQRFVRSVQLL
- a CDS encoding ATP-binding protein, which codes for MPRWFNTAGPCRADIHYMLPPTSRLPQLERLIAQETYFVIHAPRQTGK
- a CDS encoding GTP-binding protein; this translates as MQPPYGCETGLQQDLQQTILDFADIQAELNYRRAQDVLAQLVSRLDLSPQERRGLESEIQGLQAMLDKLNQAVVHIAVFGMVGRGKSSVLNALIGQEVFAVGPTHGVTRDVSSTSWSLRQETVAGSDRPLVRFALRGTDQSRVELIDTPGIDEVAGEERERLATEVARQADLILFVVAGDITQVEYNALRHLREASKPMVLVFNKIDQYPDADRMAIYHKIRDERVRELLSPDEIVMAAASPLVATAVRNAEGKVSAQLSRGKPQVDDLKLKILEILDREGKSLVALNTMLYADDVNTQVVNRKAVIRDRSANQIIWNSTITKAMAIALNPLTVLDLLSGAVIDVAMILTLSRLYGIDMTQQGAVALLQKIALSMGGIGASELLATLGLSSLKSLLGLSTAATGGAALAPYLSVAITQAGVAGVATYGIGQVAKTYLLNGASWGADGPKAVVTRILESLDEETILGRIKDELQQKLRSVMGDRS